Proteins encoded by one window of Arachis hypogaea cultivar Tifrunner chromosome 1, arahy.Tifrunner.gnm2.J5K5, whole genome shotgun sequence:
- the LOC112696035 gene encoding uncharacterized protein, protein MGFSGGIWICWNDNNISINTIESDPQYIHAKITSPGREDWFMTAVYANPQPQGRRDLWPKLQNLANRMQSPWILTGDFNEIKDPTEKKGGGQVDYRACSRFSTWINNSGLIDLGFMGSRFTWKGPLWNGYERVFKRLDRALANPAWRLTHHEAVVKVLPRTNSDHHPLLIIE, encoded by the coding sequence ATGGGATTTTCAGGTGGCATATGGATATGTTGGAATGATAACAACATAAGCATAAACACGATTGAATCTGATCCTCAATATATTCACGCCAAGATTACCAGTCCAGGAAGAGAAGATTGGTTCATGACTGCTGTTTATGCCAACCCTCAACCACAAGGCAGAAGAGATTTATGGCCAAAGCTCCAAAACTTAGCCAACAGAATGCAAAGTCCTTGGATTCTCACAGGAGACTTCAATGAGATAAAGGACCCAACAGAGAAAAAAGGGGGTGGCCAAGTTGATTACAGAGCTTGCAGTAGGTTTAGTACCTGGATAAATAATAGTGGTCTTATTGATTTGGGCTTCATGGGCAGCAGATTCACCTGGAAAGGTCCCCTTTGGAATGGTTATGAAAGAGTTTTCAAAAGGCTGGACCGTGCCTTGGCCAATCCAGCTTGGAGGCTTACCCATCATGAGGCGGTTGTGAAGGTCCTTCCAAGAACTAATTCTGACCACCACCCCCTCCTCATTATAGAATAA